The Nesterenkonia xinjiangensis genome contains a region encoding:
- a CDS encoding glycosyltransferase, producing the protein MRLFFDARYTRTRVHDGISRFSASLIEATACRADVTMLISDPDQLRLLPPDVPWLRISSPTSAAEPWVARQINPHRPDVVFSPMQTMGGWGREYPLILTLHDLIYYEHRTPPRNLPGPIRLGWRLYHLSPWPQRLVLDQADAVATVSQTTCDLMRSQRLTRRPIEVIPNAPQPVAAPRDPAQPPARRLVYMGSFMDYKNVEGVIRGLSELPEHTLHLCSPIDARRRAELTALAPREDQLVFHDGISESGYHDLLRDATALVTLSRAEGYGLPVIEAMSHGTPAVVSDLPIFREIAGTAWEAAGAQAVDPDDPQALAAAVRRLADPQTFAAASRAARRRSLEYGWEDSADRLLRVAGDVSRRWRRRRAPWG; encoded by the coding sequence GTGCGACTTTTCTTCGACGCCCGCTACACCCGGACCCGGGTCCATGACGGCATCTCTCGCTTCTCCGCCTCGCTGATCGAGGCCACGGCCTGCCGTGCGGACGTCACCATGCTCATCAGCGACCCCGACCAGCTGCGGCTGCTCCCGCCGGACGTCCCCTGGCTGCGGATCAGCTCCCCGACCTCCGCCGCAGAGCCGTGGGTGGCCCGGCAGATCAACCCGCACCGCCCCGACGTCGTCTTCTCCCCGATGCAGACCATGGGCGGCTGGGGGCGCGAGTATCCGCTGATCCTCACCCTGCACGACCTCATCTACTACGAGCACCGCACGCCCCCGCGGAACCTCCCTGGCCCCATCCGGCTGGGATGGCGGCTCTACCACCTCAGCCCGTGGCCGCAGCGGCTCGTCCTGGACCAGGCCGACGCCGTCGCCACCGTCTCGCAGACCACCTGTGACCTCATGCGGTCCCAGCGGCTGACGCGTCGTCCGATCGAGGTGATCCCCAACGCCCCGCAGCCGGTGGCCGCGCCCCGCGATCCCGCACAGCCGCCGGCCCGCCGCCTGGTCTACATGGGGTCCTTCATGGACTACAAGAACGTCGAGGGCGTCATCCGGGGCCTCTCGGAGCTGCCCGAGCATACGCTGCACCTGTGCAGCCCGATCGACGCCCGCCGGCGCGCTGAGCTGACTGCGCTCGCTCCGCGTGAGGATCAGCTGGTCTTCCACGACGGGATCTCCGAGTCCGGCTACCACGACCTGCTCCGAGACGCGACTGCCCTGGTGACCCTGTCCCGGGCGGAGGGCTACGGCCTGCCGGTGATCGAGGCCATGTCCCACGGCACGCCCGCAGTGGTCTCGGACCTGCCGATCTTCCGGGAGATCGCAGGCACCGCCTGGGAGGCCGCCGGGGCCCAGGCCGTAGATCCCGACGACCCGCAGGCTCTCGCCGCCGCGGTCCGCAGGCTCGCGGACCCGCAGACCTTCGCCGCCGCCTCCCGAGCTGCCCGAAGGCGCAGCCTCGAGTACGGCTGGGAGGACTCCGCCGATCGTCTGCTGCGTGTGGCTGGGGACGTCTCCCGCCGCTGGCGGCGTCGCCGCGCTCCCTGGGGCTGA
- the rpsB gene encoding 30S ribosomal protein S2 produces the protein MPVVTMRQLLDSGVHFGHQTRRWNPKMKRYIFTERNGIYIIDLQQSLSYIDRAFDFIKQTVAHGGSILFVGTKKQGQEAIAEQATRVGQPYVNHRWLGGMLTNFATVSKRVQRMKELEEIDFDDVAGSGHTKKELLLLSRELTKLQANLGGIRNLTKTPSAVWIVDTKKEHLAVDEARKLGIPVIAILDTNCDPDEVDYPIPGNDDAIRSVDLLTRVIADAVAEGLIARDEKRGGGSGAAAEPMAEWERELLEQHAAEKAGKADKAEGEAVEAAKVETETAETVETSETDAVDTVEVSEPAEASAADSK, from the coding sequence ATGCCTGTCGTCACCATGCGCCAGCTCCTCGACTCCGGTGTGCACTTCGGCCACCAGACCCGACGCTGGAACCCGAAGATGAAGCGTTACATCTTCACCGAGCGCAACGGCATCTACATCATCGACCTGCAGCAGTCGCTGTCCTACATCGACCGCGCGTTCGACTTCATCAAGCAGACGGTCGCCCACGGCGGCTCCATCCTGTTCGTCGGCACCAAGAAGCAGGGCCAGGAGGCCATCGCGGAGCAGGCCACCCGCGTCGGTCAGCCCTACGTGAACCACCGCTGGCTCGGCGGCATGCTCACCAACTTCGCCACGGTCTCCAAGCGCGTCCAGCGCATGAAGGAGCTCGAGGAGATCGACTTCGACGACGTCGCCGGCTCCGGCCACACCAAGAAGGAGCTGCTGCTGCTCAGCCGCGAGCTGACCAAGCTGCAGGCCAACCTGGGCGGCATCCGCAACCTGACCAAGACGCCGTCGGCGGTCTGGATCGTGGACACCAAGAAGGAGCACCTGGCCGTGGACGAGGCCCGCAAGCTGGGGATCCCGGTCATCGCCATCCTGGACACCAACTGCGACCCCGACGAGGTCGACTACCCGATCCCGGGCAACGACGACGCCATCCGCTCCGTCGACCTGCTCACCCGTGTGATCGCCGACGCCGTCGCCGAGGGCCTGATCGCTCGCGACGAGAAGCGCGGCGGCGGCTCCGGTGCCGCGGCCGAGCCGATGGCCGAGTGGGAGCGTGAGCTCCTCGAGCAGCACGCCGCAGAGAAGGCCGGCAAGGCAGACAAGGCCGAGGGCGAGGCCGTCGAGGCTGCGAAGGTCGAGACCGAGACTGCTGAGACCGTCGAGACCTCCGAGACTGACGCCGTCGACACGGTCGAGGTCTCCGAGCCCGCCGAGGCGTCTGCCGCGGACTCCAAGTAA
- the tsf gene encoding translation elongation factor Ts: MANYTAADIKALRERTGAGMMDVKKALDEADGNFEKAIEAIRIKGLKGAAKREGRSAAEGLVLAKVVDGTKGYLLEVNAETDFVAKSDKFVGLAEKVLEVAVANDLGDVETLLEADVDGKKVTDYVTEEGAAVLGEKIVVRRLAKVEGAFVDAYLHKTSKDLPAQVGVLFAVDADSDAAKTAAHDVAVHAAAIVPQFLTRDEVPSETVENERRIAEETARAENKPEQAMPKIIEGRTNAYFKENVLVDQPFAKDPKQTVSQVLESAGAGATAFARFRVGS; this comes from the coding sequence ATGGCGAACTACACCGCTGCTGACATCAAGGCCCTGCGCGAGCGCACCGGCGCCGGCATGATGGACGTCAAGAAGGCTCTGGACGAGGCCGACGGCAACTTCGAGAAGGCCATCGAGGCCATCCGCATCAAGGGCCTCAAGGGCGCCGCCAAGCGTGAGGGCCGCTCCGCCGCGGAGGGCCTCGTGCTGGCCAAGGTCGTCGACGGCACCAAGGGCTACCTGCTCGAGGTCAACGCCGAGACCGACTTCGTGGCCAAGTCCGACAAGTTCGTGGGGCTGGCTGAGAAGGTCCTCGAAGTGGCCGTGGCCAACGACCTCGGCGATGTCGAGACGCTGCTCGAGGCCGACGTCGACGGCAAGAAGGTCACCGACTACGTCACCGAGGAGGGCGCGGCCGTCCTCGGTGAGAAGATCGTCGTGCGCCGCCTGGCCAAGGTCGAGGGCGCCTTCGTCGATGCCTACCTCCACAAGACCTCCAAGGACCTCCCGGCTCAGGTGGGTGTCCTCTTCGCAGTGGACGCCGACTCCGACGCCGCGAAGACCGCCGCACACGACGTCGCCGTGCATGCCGCAGCCATCGTGCCGCAGTTCCTCACCCGTGACGAGGTGCCGTCCGAGACCGTGGAGAACGAGCGTCGGATCGCTGAGGAGACGGCCCGCGCCGAGAACAAGCCGGAGCAGGCCATGCCGAAGATCATCGAGGGTCGCACCAACGCGTACTTCAAGGAGAACGTCCTGGTCGACCAGCCATTCGCGAAGGACCCGAAGCAGACCGTCTCCCAGGTCCTCGAGTCCGCCGGTGCCGGAGCGACCGCCTTCGCCCGCTTCCGGGTCGGCAGCTGA